In one Terriglobales bacterium genomic region, the following are encoded:
- the rsmD gene encoding 16S rRNA (guanine(966)-N(2))-methyltransferase RsmD, producing MRIIGGKYRSRHLKSLPGLDLRPTSDRLRETLFNVLTAGNSQALSGSTWLDLYAGTGAVGIEVLSRGAVQVVFVEDSKQASNLIRQNLHALGIQHGFEILDQDATKALRRLEARGAHFSYCFLDPPYRLREQYARTLETLSQSTLITAESLVIAEHEKKFDPGDAFGSLQRVRRLVQGDAALSFYRRTSG from the coding sequence ATGCGGATAATCGGCGGGAAATATCGCAGCCGGCATCTGAAATCGCTGCCTGGCCTCGATCTGCGGCCGACCTCCGACCGGCTGCGTGAGACCCTGTTCAACGTCCTTACCGCCGGCAACTCGCAAGCCTTATCGGGCAGCACTTGGCTCGATCTCTACGCCGGCACTGGAGCGGTGGGGATCGAAGTTCTCAGCCGTGGCGCAGTTCAGGTCGTGTTTGTGGAGGACTCTAAGCAAGCCTCCAATCTGATTCGGCAGAATTTGCACGCACTGGGCATTCAGCATGGCTTCGAGATCCTGGATCAGGATGCGACAAAGGCGCTCCGCCGGCTGGAGGCGCGAGGCGCGCACTTTAGCTATTGTTTTCTAGACCCGCCCTATCGTTTGCGAGAGCAATACGCTCGCACTCTGGAAACGCTGTCGCAGAGTACGCTGATAACAGCTGAGAGCCTCGTGATTGCCGAACACGAAAAGAAGTTCGACCCCGGTGACGCCTTCGGATCGCTCCAGCGCGTTCGGCGGTTGGTCCAGGGAGACGCCGCGCTGAGCTTCTATCGTCGGACTTCAGGCTGA
- the lpxC gene encoding UDP-3-O-acyl-N-acetylglucosamine deacetylase: MTYEQTIRDAVECHGIGLHSGVKANMRLLPASAGTGILFRRTDLDGFEIEATSRNVARVSYATSLMKKGVLISTTEHVLAALVGAGVDNAIIELDNLELPILDGSARPFMEMIDRVGLRRQRRPRTYYRIRRELSLVEGDKFISVSPGCGYTVSYTIDFAHPLIGRETYEVDLSDGQFRREIAAARTFGSTRDEAKMRSMGLIRGASLDNVVVLDDEAVVNGPLRYPDEFVRHKVLDLIGDLALLGRRIIGRVVANRAGHAMHTALVSRLLRDSSLWEETSEESPAVTASAIESTSASPV; encoded by the coding sequence TTGACCTACGAGCAGACAATCCGCGATGCCGTCGAATGTCACGGGATTGGTCTGCACAGTGGCGTGAAGGCGAACATGCGCCTGCTGCCGGCCAGTGCCGGTACAGGCATCCTGTTTCGCCGCACCGATCTCGATGGATTCGAGATCGAAGCCACCAGCCGCAATGTCGCTCGTGTCAGCTACGCTACCAGCCTGATGAAAAAAGGCGTGCTGATCTCGACTACCGAGCACGTCCTGGCGGCCCTCGTGGGAGCCGGCGTCGATAACGCCATCATCGAGCTCGATAACTTGGAGCTCCCGATTCTTGACGGCAGCGCCCGGCCATTTATGGAGATGATCGATCGCGTAGGCCTCCGCCGCCAGCGGCGGCCGCGCACCTACTATCGCATTCGCAGGGAGCTGTCACTGGTGGAAGGCGACAAGTTCATTAGCGTCTCCCCCGGCTGCGGATACACCGTCTCCTACACCATCGATTTTGCTCACCCGCTTATTGGCCGGGAAACCTATGAGGTCGATCTCAGCGACGGCCAATTCCGCCGGGAAATCGCGGCTGCCCGCACATTCGGCTCTACTCGCGACGAAGCCAAGATGCGAAGCATGGGCCTGATCCGCGGGGCCTCGCTCGACAACGTCGTCGTCCTCGATGACGAAGCCGTGGTCAATGGGCCGCTTCGCTACCCCGACGAATTTGTTCGCCACAAAGTCTTGGACCTGATCGGCGACCTTGCGCTCCTGGGACGCCGCATCATCGGCCGCGTGGTCGCCAATCGCGCTGGCCACGCCATGCACACCGCCTTGGTATCGCGCCTGCTCCGCGATTCCAGCCTGTGGGAAGAAACCAGCGAGGAGTCGCCGGCCGTTACAGCTTCTGCCATCGAGTCCACTTCCGCGAGTCCTGTTTGA
- a CDS encoding HD domain-containing protein, with translation MKDFYIRDAAQQENKTITSCFVVCSKQIKPKKSGDLFIALTLADRTGQLEAKVWDNVQLYLDCFEQDDFIKVKGLLNKYNNHFQLTIHKLRRLDENEIDYADYLPKTDKDVEQLWATLVDYVGGFRNQNLKALLQAFINDPEIAQAYKTAPAAKTLHHAYIGGLLVHVVSLFQLCELAARNYPQIDRDLLLTGAFLHDIGKLHELSYARSFSYTTRGQLLGHMIIELEMLQSKLEQLPGFPPELKTLIEHMIISHHGQYEFGSPKLPMFPEALMLHYLDDLDSKMESMRAQFERQALNEDAWAGYNSALGRPLLDPAKFLNPKPADNGKHSEVAQTEAPQACPQAKDKDNDNGTGKGARQTAEPGTQEACAAAPENATK, from the coding sequence ATGAAGGATTTCTACATTCGCGATGCCGCGCAGCAGGAGAACAAGACCATTACTTCCTGCTTCGTAGTTTGTTCCAAGCAGATCAAACCTAAAAAGTCCGGGGACCTTTTTATCGCCCTCACACTTGCTGACCGGACGGGTCAGCTCGAAGCCAAGGTCTGGGACAACGTACAGCTCTACCTTGATTGCTTTGAGCAGGACGATTTCATCAAGGTCAAAGGCCTGTTGAATAAGTACAACAACCACTTTCAGCTGACGATCCATAAACTCCGCCGGCTGGATGAAAACGAGATTGACTACGCCGACTACCTGCCCAAGACCGATAAGGACGTCGAGCAGTTGTGGGCTACGCTGGTGGATTATGTCGGCGGCTTCCGCAACCAGAATCTGAAAGCGCTGCTCCAAGCCTTCATCAACGACCCCGAGATCGCTCAGGCCTACAAGACTGCGCCTGCGGCCAAGACGCTCCATCACGCCTACATCGGCGGACTTCTGGTGCACGTGGTCTCGCTGTTTCAGTTGTGCGAGCTTGCCGCCCGAAATTATCCCCAGATCGATCGCGATCTCCTGCTCACCGGCGCCTTCCTCCACGACATTGGCAAGCTGCACGAGCTCTCCTATGCCCGTTCGTTCTCCTACACCACGCGCGGCCAGCTCCTGGGGCACATGATCATCGAACTGGAGATGCTGCAGTCCAAGCTCGAGCAGCTTCCCGGTTTCCCCCCTGAGCTCAAGACCTTGATCGAGCACATGATCATCAGCCACCATGGTCAGTACGAATTTGGATCCCCCAAGCTGCCGATGTTCCCCGAGGCGCTCATGCTCCATTACCTGGATGACCTGGATTCGAAAATGGAGAGCATGCGGGCGCAGTTCGAGCGCCAGGCTCTTAACGAGGACGCCTGGGCAGGCTACAACTCAGCTTTGGGACGACCACTGCTCGATCCCGCAAAGTTTCTCAATCCCAAGCCCGCGGATAATGGCAAGCATTCGGAAGTCGCGCAAACCGAGGCGCCGCAAGCCTGCCCTCAGGCCAAGGACAAGGACAACGACAACGGCACGGGGAAGGGCGCCAGGCAAACTGCTGAGCCAGGCACGCAGGAAGCTTGCGCAGCTGCGCCGGAAAATGCGACCAAGTAA
- a CDS encoding DUF488 domain-containing protein → MATIYTIGHSTRILEDLIAALGAHGIQTLVDIRAFPMSRRLPHFNRESLAQALPAAGIEYAWEKRLGGRRKKIMSVSPNMALRSDSFRNYADYMLTPDFRQAIDDVISRAQHDRVAIMCAERLWFRCHRMLVSDWLVVHGHTVLHIDGTGPTKPHRLTAEARLEGDQLMYSESSLF, encoded by the coding sequence ATGGCCACGATCTACACCATTGGGCATTCCACGCGAATTCTGGAGGATCTGATCGCCGCACTGGGTGCTCATGGTATTCAGACTCTGGTAGACATTCGGGCTTTCCCTATGTCTCGCCGGCTCCCGCACTTCAACCGCGAATCACTCGCCCAGGCGCTCCCCGCCGCCGGAATTGAGTACGCCTGGGAAAAGCGGTTGGGAGGGCGCCGCAAGAAAATTATGTCAGTCTCTCCGAATATGGCTCTGCGTAGCGACAGCTTTCGCAATTACGCCGACTACATGTTGACGCCTGATTTTCGCCAGGCGATCGACGACGTGATTTCCCGCGCCCAGCATGACCGTGTCGCCATCATGTGTGCGGAGCGGCTGTGGTTCCGCTGTCACCGCATGCTGGTATCGGATTGGCTGGTCGTGCACGGGCATACGGTGCTTCACATCGACGGCACTGGTCCAACCAAACCGCATCGGCTTACGGCGGAAGCCCGTTTGGAAGGCGATCAGCTCATGTATAGCGAAAGCTCCCTGTTCTGA
- a CDS encoding haloacid dehalogenase type II, translating to MLDFSRFECLTFDCYGTIVDWETGILAALRPILSAHRRNLTDAGILELYGALESQEEQGEYKTYREVLRSVTEKFAARLACSLDASELDALPRSLPDWPPYADSVPALRQLKSRYQLAIISNTDDDLFAGTARHLDVAFDHVITAQQARAYKPSPKIFELALKTERIGLPRDRILHIGQSVWHDVIPAKSLGLATVWVNRRPGTTLFGSRPAPSQAPDLEVKDLKTLAAMAVGEQAA from the coding sequence ATGCTCGACTTCTCGCGTTTCGAGTGTCTCACGTTTGACTGCTACGGAACCATTGTCGATTGGGAAACCGGCATTCTGGCCGCCTTACGTCCGATCCTGAGCGCTCATCGTCGAAATCTGACGGATGCCGGCATCCTGGAACTTTACGGCGCTCTCGAGTCGCAGGAAGAGCAGGGAGAATACAAGACCTACCGCGAAGTGCTTCGCTCCGTCACGGAGAAGTTTGCCGCCCGGCTGGCTTGTTCACTCGATGCCTCCGAACTTGACGCTTTGCCCCGCTCGCTTCCTGACTGGCCTCCGTACGCCGACAGCGTTCCCGCACTCAGGCAGCTCAAATCGCGTTACCAGCTCGCAATCATCTCGAACACAGATGACGACCTTTTTGCCGGAACTGCGCGCCATCTTGATGTCGCCTTCGATCACGTCATCACAGCCCAGCAGGCGCGGGCCTATAAGCCATCGCCAAAAATATTTGAGCTCGCGCTGAAAACAGAACGCATCGGCCTTCCCCGCGATCGAATTCTTCATATTGGCCAGAGCGTCTGGCACGACGTAATACCAGCGAAATCCCTGGGACTCGCCACCGTGTGGGTCAATCGACGGCCAGGCACAACTCTCTTTGGCAGCCGTCCGGCCCCGTCACAGGCTCCAGACCT
- a CDS encoding site-2 protease family protein, whose translation MRSWSFPIGHIGRAHVRVHLSFLFLLLFIWMTEAATLRSSGVARSLALTAIVLGSVVVHELAHGLAAIRRNLPPRVLILLPIGGITLVDDANQKQQDPSGELPVALAGPLANLLLAFVGASIVLALMPDARLWTPPLVYAGNLLRSFVWVNAFLCAFNLLPAYPTDGGRILRGRLARHNNLVPATRRAVSVGQLFAMVFIFAGIWNTWLMVAGFFLFLAAQLEERSILFQSVMENLRLEDVMLTDFSTLSPADTLEDALAKAVHTLQDDFPVIRGSDMVGVVSRQKIMTELRSQGNGYVQTVMNRMFEAAQRTESLASGLRKLSRRGLSLIPIVDEGRLVGIVTFQNLMHSIRLLAESKKLRRGESPENRG comes from the coding sequence ATGCGCAGCTGGTCCTTTCCTATCGGGCACATAGGAAGGGCCCATGTGCGGGTGCATCTTTCTTTCCTGTTTCTTCTGCTGTTCATCTGGATGACCGAGGCGGCCACTCTGCGCAGCTCAGGGGTGGCCCGAAGCCTGGCGCTGACCGCCATCGTCTTGGGTTCAGTGGTTGTGCACGAGCTGGCGCATGGGCTGGCCGCCATTCGCCGCAACCTTCCTCCGCGAGTGCTGATTCTGCTTCCTATAGGCGGGATCACGCTGGTCGATGACGCCAACCAAAAACAGCAGGATCCAAGCGGCGAGTTGCCGGTTGCGCTGGCCGGACCGCTGGCGAATTTGCTGCTGGCATTTGTCGGCGCGAGCATCGTGCTGGCGTTAATGCCGGACGCCAGGTTGTGGACTCCGCCTCTCGTCTACGCCGGCAATCTGCTGCGCAGTTTCGTGTGGGTGAATGCCTTCCTCTGCGCGTTCAATCTGCTTCCGGCCTACCCCACCGACGGCGGACGCATTCTGCGGGGGCGGCTGGCGAGACACAATAACCTGGTGCCAGCCACGCGGCGAGCAGTGAGCGTAGGGCAGCTATTTGCGATGGTGTTCATCTTCGCGGGCATCTGGAACACCTGGCTGATGGTGGCTGGCTTCTTCCTGTTCCTGGCAGCACAGCTAGAGGAGCGCTCCATCCTGTTCCAGTCGGTAATGGAGAATCTGCGGCTGGAAGATGTGATGCTGACCGATTTTTCCACTCTCTCGCCTGCCGACACCCTCGAAGACGCGCTGGCGAAGGCGGTGCACACGCTACAGGATGATTTTCCTGTCATCCGCGGCAGCGACATGGTGGGCGTGGTGTCACGCCAGAAGATCATGACCGAGCTGCGCTCGCAGGGAAATGGTTACGTGCAGACGGTGATGAATCGGATGTTTGAAGCAGCGCAGCGCACAGAATCTCTCGCTTCAGGGCTGCGCAAGCTGAGCCGCCGAGGATTGAGCCTGATTCCTATCGTGGATGAGGGACGGCTGGTGGGCATCGTAACCTTTCAGAACCTGATGCACAGTATTCGTCTACTGGCGGAGTCGAAGAAGCTGCGGCGAGGGGAGTCGCCAGAGAACCGGGGATAA
- a CDS encoding cyclase family protein, protein MFWSYLGFARFCRIAFWSVLFFAPAVGAQQKAVSPASINPSKLVDLSYTFDEKTIYWPNAEGFERHVDHWGPREDGGWYAAAHFSAAEHGGTHMDAPIHFAKGKRTLDQIPVSQLVAPAVVIDISDKCAGHPDYLLQPADVDAWEKVHGRVPAGSIALVRTGWGKFWPDKKQYMGTDVKGDTAHLDFPGIGPEAAKLLVSRGIVGVGLDTASMDYGRSKDFPTHGVINGADLYGLENVANMEKLPATGATLIALPMKIGGGTGAPTRVVAVLP, encoded by the coding sequence GTGTTTTGGTCTTATCTGGGGTTTGCCCGGTTTTGCCGAATCGCATTCTGGTCCGTGCTTTTCTTTGCGCCGGCGGTGGGTGCGCAACAAAAAGCAGTCTCGCCGGCGTCGATCAATCCTTCCAAGCTGGTAGATCTCAGCTACACGTTCGACGAGAAGACGATCTACTGGCCCAATGCCGAAGGTTTTGAGAGGCATGTCGATCATTGGGGCCCGCGCGAGGATGGAGGGTGGTACGCGGCAGCGCATTTCTCGGCGGCAGAGCATGGTGGCACGCACATGGACGCCCCCATTCACTTCGCCAAGGGGAAACGCACTTTGGACCAGATTCCGGTGTCGCAACTGGTAGCGCCGGCGGTGGTGATCGACATCAGCGACAAGTGCGCAGGGCACCCCGATTACCTGCTTCAACCTGCGGATGTAGATGCGTGGGAGAAAGTGCACGGCCGCGTGCCCGCTGGATCGATCGCGCTGGTGCGCACCGGCTGGGGCAAGTTCTGGCCGGATAAGAAGCAGTACATGGGAACGGATGTAAAAGGGGACACCGCGCATCTCGATTTCCCCGGCATTGGGCCGGAAGCAGCCAAGCTGCTGGTGTCGCGAGGAATTGTTGGAGTCGGACTCGACACGGCGAGTATGGACTATGGACGGTCAAAGGATTTTCCGACACATGGGGTCATCAATGGCGCTGATCTGTATGGGTTGGAGAATGTGGCCAACATGGAGAAGCTGCCGGCGACTGGAGCTACCCTTATTGCACTCCCAATGAAAATCGGCGGCGGGACAGGAGCGCCTACGCGAGTTGTGGCAGTGCTGCCCTAG
- a CDS encoding pitrilysin family protein, with protein sequence MPAKKLLRSYLYVLIALPVFSSFGWSQGATSKAAAKPAVQVATKVKTDSALPTIPYEKYKLKNGLDVILSEDHRLPLVAVNLWYHVGPANERPGRTGFAHLYEHMMFEGSKNVGAKAHFRYLEGAGASDINGTTEFDRTNYFETLPSNQLELALWLESDRMGYLLDTVDREKLANQRDVVRNERRQSIEGAPYGLAEEEVYHQLFPKGHPYYAYVMGSHADIEAARINDIREFFKQYYSPNNCSLAIVGDFDKAQTKALVEKYFGSIPAGPPVPKIQATTPPITSERRVTVTDQVELPRVYMAWLGTPIFKPGDAEADLLARILGGGKSSRLYKKLVYEKEIAQDVQASNSSLILGSVFEIQATAKPGVKPEELEKAINEEIENLRANGPTQAELERARNTTEAQMIHQLERLGGFGGVADRLNQYNHYLGDPGYLPKDLERYNQATAASVHEIASEELKPNARVVVYGVRGKKVVNDVPKTPAEQEEKESQGGPVVASNSPKEPWRANPPKPGPLSKLTLPTPESFTLPNGLTVMLVERHSLPIVSANLVVLAGSEANPPDKPGLASFTAAMLDEGTKKRPALKIAEDADQIGATIGTVPSVDSTSVTIRSLTKNADAAFELFSDVALDPAFDSKEIERLRSRRVTSVIQQKDEPSLTARRVMYHLLYGPGNPYGYVELGTEESNKAITRDEMVKFWQSQYTPANSALVITGDLTQEQARALATKYFGGWKSSGAKHQPVTVKNTLQRSIFVVDKPDAPQTELRIVTLSVARSNPDYVPLEVMNMALGGLFSSRINMNIREKHGYTYGGFSVFAYRRAVGHFVSGGSIRTDVTAPAVKEIFNEIEGIREAPISAEELAMAKGAIALSLPALFETSTVMAATVGQLFVYDLPLDYYQTLPAKIDAVTTADVQKVAQTWLVPESMVIVAVGDRAKIEPELKKLDLGTVAAVDYEGNPVKATAARAK encoded by the coding sequence ATGCCTGCCAAGAAGTTACTGCGCTCGTATCTGTATGTCCTCATAGCACTGCCCGTTTTCTCCAGCTTTGGCTGGTCACAAGGCGCGACGTCCAAGGCTGCAGCGAAGCCGGCGGTTCAGGTGGCCACGAAGGTAAAGACCGATAGTGCGCTGCCCACAATTCCATACGAAAAATACAAGCTTAAGAATGGCCTGGACGTGATCCTTTCAGAGGATCACCGGCTGCCGCTGGTCGCCGTGAATCTTTGGTATCACGTGGGGCCTGCCAACGAACGGCCGGGCCGCACGGGATTCGCTCATCTGTACGAACACATGATGTTCGAAGGTTCGAAGAACGTGGGTGCCAAAGCTCACTTCCGCTACCTGGAAGGCGCAGGGGCAAGCGACATCAACGGCACGACTGAATTTGACCGCACGAATTATTTTGAGACGTTGCCCTCGAATCAACTGGAACTGGCGCTGTGGCTGGAGAGCGACCGCATGGGCTACCTGCTCGACACCGTGGATCGCGAGAAGCTGGCCAATCAGCGGGACGTGGTTCGCAACGAACGTCGCCAGAGCATTGAGGGCGCACCCTACGGCCTGGCCGAGGAGGAGGTCTACCATCAGCTGTTCCCCAAGGGTCATCCGTATTACGCCTACGTGATGGGCTCGCATGCTGACATTGAAGCGGCACGTATAAATGACATCCGCGAATTCTTCAAGCAGTACTACTCTCCGAACAACTGCAGTCTCGCCATCGTGGGTGACTTCGATAAGGCGCAGACCAAGGCGTTGGTGGAGAAGTATTTTGGTTCGATCCCTGCAGGTCCGCCGGTTCCGAAAATCCAGGCGACCACGCCACCAATTACCTCCGAGCGCCGCGTGACGGTCACGGATCAGGTCGAATTACCTCGGGTGTACATGGCCTGGCTGGGCACGCCTATTTTCAAGCCCGGCGATGCCGAAGCTGATCTGCTGGCCCGCATTCTCGGGGGAGGAAAATCCAGCCGTCTGTATAAGAAGCTGGTTTATGAGAAGGAGATCGCCCAGGACGTGCAGGCCTCGAACAGCTCCCTAATTCTGGGCTCGGTGTTTGAAATCCAGGCTACGGCAAAGCCGGGGGTGAAGCCGGAAGAGCTGGAAAAGGCTATCAACGAAGAGATTGAAAATCTGCGCGCCAACGGGCCGACGCAAGCGGAACTGGAACGCGCCCGCAACACGACCGAAGCCCAGATGATTCATCAGCTCGAGCGGCTGGGAGGCTTCGGCGGAGTGGCCGACCGCTTGAACCAGTACAACCATTATCTCGGCGATCCCGGATACCTGCCCAAAGACCTTGAACGCTACAACCAGGCTACGGCTGCGAGTGTCCATGAGATTGCCAGCGAAGAATTGAAGCCCAACGCTCGCGTGGTGGTTTACGGGGTGCGGGGAAAGAAGGTGGTCAACGACGTTCCCAAAACGCCGGCCGAGCAGGAGGAAAAAGAATCGCAGGGCGGACCAGTTGTGGCGAGCAACTCTCCCAAGGAGCCGTGGCGTGCCAACCCACCTAAGCCCGGTCCGCTATCGAAGCTCACCCTGCCCACACCTGAGAGTTTCACGCTTCCGAATGGGCTCACCGTGATGCTGGTGGAGCGTCACAGTCTGCCCATCGTTTCTGCGAATCTTGTGGTCCTGGCCGGGAGCGAAGCAAATCCGCCAGACAAACCGGGACTGGCATCGTTCACCGCGGCGATGCTGGATGAGGGCACGAAGAAGCGTCCGGCGCTGAAGATCGCCGAGGATGCCGACCAGATTGGAGCCACCATCGGTACGGTACCGAGCGTGGACTCGACGTCTGTCACCATCCGTTCCCTGACCAAGAATGCGGACGCGGCCTTTGAGCTGTTTTCGGATGTCGCACTCGATCCTGCTTTCGATTCGAAGGAAATCGAACGCTTGCGCTCACGGCGCGTAACCTCCGTCATTCAGCAGAAGGATGAGCCTTCCCTGACGGCGCGGCGGGTTATGTATCACCTGCTGTATGGGCCTGGGAATCCGTACGGATACGTTGAGCTTGGTACCGAGGAGTCAAACAAAGCGATCACGCGCGACGAGATGGTGAAGTTCTGGCAATCGCAATATACGCCGGCTAATTCGGCGCTGGTGATTACCGGAGATCTCACCCAGGAGCAGGCGCGTGCTCTAGCAACCAAGTATTTCGGCGGTTGGAAGAGCAGCGGCGCCAAGCACCAGCCGGTGACGGTAAAGAACACATTGCAGAGGAGCATCTTTGTAGTCGATAAGCCCGATGCTCCGCAGACGGAGTTGCGCATTGTCACGCTGTCAGTGGCCCGGTCCAACCCCGACTACGTGCCGCTGGAGGTCATGAACATGGCACTGGGAGGATTGTTCTCCAGCCGCATCAACATGAACATCCGTGAAAAGCACGGGTACACGTATGGAGGATTTTCTGTGTTCGCCTATCGCCGTGCGGTCGGGCACTTCGTGTCAGGGGGAAGCATCCGAACGGATGTAACTGCTCCGGCGGTGAAGGAGATCTTCAACGAGATCGAGGGAATTCGCGAAGCGCCGATCAGTGCAGAGGAATTGGCTATGGCCAAAGGGGCGATAGCACTCTCGTTGCCGGCACTGTTCGAGACTTCGACGGTGATGGCAGCCACAGTGGGCCAGCTGTTTGTTTATGATCTGCCACTCGATTATTACCAAACGTTGCCTGCCAAAATCGACGCCGTTACTACGGCCGATGTGCAGAAAGTAGCGCAAACATGGCTGGTGCCGGAGTCGATGGTGATCGTGGCGGTGGGTGACCGCGCCAAGATCGAACCCGAGTTGAAGAAGCTGGACCTCGGCACGGTTGCAGCCGTTGATTATGAGGGCAATCCGGTGAAGGCTACGGCGGCGAGGGCGAAGTAG
- the folK gene encoding 2-amino-4-hydroxy-6-hydroxymethyldihydropteridine diphosphokinase, translating into MVLVRKTAYLSLGSNMGDREGNLRTAVEYLRQLGDVKAVSSLYETEPVEFVRQPWFLNCAVALETERMPRQLLSAVLSIEQSMGRRRLQPKGPRVIDIDILLFGGSVVDDPRLVIPHPAMHERRFVLEPLAEIAPEVRHPIFKQTIRELRDMLGPGPPIVRKLET; encoded by the coding sequence ATGGTCCTCGTGCGCAAGACCGCCTATCTCTCGCTCGGCTCGAATATGGGAGATCGCGAAGGCAACCTGCGTACGGCCGTTGAGTATTTGCGCCAACTAGGCGATGTGAAGGCGGTTTCCTCTTTGTACGAGACAGAACCTGTCGAGTTCGTCCGTCAGCCCTGGTTCCTGAACTGTGCGGTTGCGCTGGAGACCGAGCGCATGCCTCGCCAGCTCCTTTCTGCAGTGCTCTCGATCGAACAATCGATGGGAAGGCGCCGCCTTCAGCCCAAGGGGCCGCGCGTCATCGACATCGACATTCTGCTCTTCGGCGGTTCGGTCGTGGACGATCCGCGCCTGGTCATCCCCCATCCTGCGATGCACGAACGCCGCTTCGTGCTCGAGCCGCTGGCGGAGATCGCCCCGGAGGTTCGTCACCCTATCTTCAAACAAACCATCCGCGAGCTACGCGACATGCTCGGCCCCGGCCCGCCAATTGTGCGCAAGTTGGAGACCTGA